The genomic DNA CCATTGCCGATGCGGTCGAAGTGCCGTGTCTTCATATCCTCAAATGTCCCGGATCGATTTGTCTGACATGACACTATCACGCCGGTGGCACAGCAAAAGCGCCGTGGCTCGTTGGACACGAATTTTCGCGGTGTTAGCATGAACAAAAACAAGTGTTTCGCGGCAAACGAACCGCAACACCACATATCTATTCAGCTTCGGCGGACAGGACGAATTGCCATGACGCAAGCCGGATCCGAGATGTTCGCGACAGCGCTCGACGAGCTTGGCGCCGTGGTGAGGCGCATCGACGACGGCCGGGTTGACAGCGCCTGCGAGATGCTTGCCGGCGCCGGCAAGATCGTCGTCTATGGATGCGGCCGCGAAGCGCTGCAGGTCAAAGGCTTCGCCATGCGGCTCTTCCATCTCGGCCTGCCTGTCGCGGTGGTCGGCGACATGACCACGCCGCCGCTGGGCAAGGGCGATGTCTTCCTCGCAAGCTCAGGACCGGGCGAGACCAGCACGGTGCTGACCCTGATGCGTGTCGCGCGCGACGCCGGCGCCAATGTGCTGCTGCTTACGGCCGAACCGGCGGGCAGCGCGGCCAAGCTTGCCGACTTCACGCTGCTTGTTCCGGCCCAGACCATGGCCAGCGACCAGGGCGCCGCCAGAACGTCCGTGCTGCCGATGGGCTCGCTGTTCGAGGGCGCGCTTTTCCTGCTGTTCGAAGTGATGGTGCTGAAGCTCAAGGCGCTTACCGGCGCGACGCCGGAGGCGATGCGCGCCCGGCACACCAATATGGAGTAGGGAGATGCGCTACGAATTGATGCTGCCGCACCAGATCCGCAAGGCGATCGAGGAGAACTGGCCGGTCGTGCTGCCGCTCGGCGTGCTCGAATACCATGGCGAGCACATGGCGGTCGGCATGGACACGCTCGCCGTCATCAAGACGCTGGAACTCTTCGAGAAGGAAAGGAACATCGTCATCCTGCCGCCCTTCTACTATGGCGCGGCAAGCTATGCGGTGGCGCCGCCGGGCGGCAGCGGCTCGGTGCAGGTCGGCGGTCCGGTGCTGGCGCCTTTTGCCGAGGAGCTGTTCTACGGCCTGCTGCGCATCGGCTTCCGCAACATCCACGCCATCATCCATCACCAGACCGAGAATTTCGTCGCCGGCATGCCGACCGATCTCGCCTTCAAGGCCGCCGGCCGGCAGGCGATCTTCCGCTTCCTGGAAAAGGAGCGCGGCGAGGGCTGGTGGGGCTCCGACAAGATGGCCGACTATTATGCCGGCCATGCCCAGGGCGAAAACGTCTTCAACTGGGTGCAGGTGCATCCGCTGATGCCGGCCACGATGAACGGCAGGTACCCGTTCGACCATGCAGGTGTCGGGGAGACATCGCTGATGCTGGCGCTGTGCCCCGAGGCGGTGGACGCAGCCCATTTCGCGGACAATACCGGCTGGTACACGAAGAGCGCGCCGGAGGCCTCGGCCGATCTCGGGCAAAAGGGCGTCGCGATGATCCTGGAGCATTTGCGAGCGATATTGGTGTGCTGATCTCCAAGTCCCGGAAGTTGCTCCTATATTAGATATTCATAATATGCTACTGTGCACGGAAATGCCGAGGGCGTTTGGAGCCGGCCGATGCACACGGTCGCAAAGCGACGCATGGCGAGCGTTGCAGGCATGATCGTCATGGCTGCGATGCTCGAGCATTTGTCCGTGTCGGCCTCTGCGCACAAAGCTGACAGCGGCTGGACTTATCCGCCGGCCTGCTGTCACGGTGATCCAATGACAGGCGAATGCAGTAGCATCCCGGGCACAACTGTTACGCCGACGCCGGATGGCTACGTGATCATCTTGCGGCCGGGAGATCATCGGAGGGTCACTCACCAAGACCGCTATTTTGTCCCCTACGACAGTGTCATTCCGTCCGGCGACGATGATTTTCACATTTGCCTGCATCCGACCGAGGAGCACGAAAACTGCTTCTTTGCGCCAGCGGAGACGATGTAGTGACAGCCTAGGGCAAGCGATCCAGACGTTGCGTGCGGTATTGACCGCAGTTACTTCACCGAACCCGCCGTCATGCCCATGATCAGGTAGCGTTCGAGCGCGATGCCGATGATCGCCAGCGGTGCGATCGCCGCCGTGGCAAGGGCTGCCATCGACCACCAGTTGATGCCCTGCGAGCCGGTCTGGCTCGCGACCATGACGGGGATCGTCTTGGCGTCCGTCGATGTCAGGAGGGCCGCGAAGAAATACTCGTTCCAGCAGAGCACCATCGCCAGGATGAAGGCGGCGACCATGCCGGGGAGCGCGATCGGCATGACGATGCGGAAGAAGGCGCCCCAGATCGTCAGGCCGTCGACCAGTGCTGCCTCCTCCAACTCGACGGGAATGGAGTTGAACTGGTCGCGCATGATCCAGATGACGATCGGCAGCACCATCAGCGTGTAGAGCAGGACGAGGCCGATGCGTGTGTCGAGCAGCGCCACTTCGCGGTAGAGCACCAGGAAGGGCAGCGCCAGCACGACCGGCGGCAGGATGAGCTGCGACAGGAAGAAGAAGGAAATGTCCTCGTTCTTGAACCAGGCGAAGTGATAGCGATAGCGGGTCAGGCCGTAAGCGGCGAGGCTGCCGATGACGATGGCAAGGCTCGATGCGCCGACGGAGGTGATGACCGAGTTCATGAAGCGCTTGAGGAACTCGTCGCGCACGGTCGAGGTCTGGAAGATCGAATCCGGCGACAGGCCGAGCGAGCGCCAGCCCTTCCAGTCGGGCTGGAAGTCGACGAAGGGGATGAGGTGGCCTTGCGTGACGTCGACCGCCGATTTGAAGGAGGTGGTAATCGTCCAGTAGATCGGGAACAGGCAGACGAAGGACCAGAACACCAGCGCGCCATAGATGAAGGCGCGGCTGGCGATGAAGGCCGCCGGCGAGCGGATCTCGGAAACGGTGTAGTCGGTGGTCTGGACGCTCATGATGCCGCTCAGTTGACGTTGCGCACGAAACGGCTGGCGAATTTCAGCAGCCAGGTGACGAACACGACGATGATGATCAGGTAGACCATGGCGAGCATGGTGCCGTAGCCGACATTCGAGCGGTCGCGATATTCGCGGTAGATGAAGCTCGAAACCGAATCCGTGGCGCCGCCGGGACCTCCGGACGTCACCGTGATGATGATGTCGGCAAGCTTGAGCTTGAAGATGATGCGCAGGATCACCGCCGTCACCGACACCGGCAGCATCAGCGGGAAGGTGACCTGCCAGAAGGTCTGCCAAGCGTTCGCGCCGTCGACGCGAGCCGCCTCGATCACCTCGCGCGACATGGCCTGCAGGCCGGCGAGCAGCATGATCATCATGAACGGGATGAAGGTCCAGGCGTCGAGCACCATGATCGAGATGCGCGCGATGACCGGGTCGGAGAAGAAAGCGGGATTGTCCCAGCCGAGATGCCGCGCCAGCGTCGCCGCCGGTCCGAACCGGTATTCCATCAGCGACTTGCCGATCATCCAGGAAACCGCGACCGGCGACAGCATCAGCGGCAGCAGGAAGACCACGCGGAAGAGTTTTCTGGCGCGGATCTGCGCGTTGAGCAGCAGCGCCAGTCCGAATGCGATGACATATTCGACCAGAACCGCCAGCACATAGAGCACCATGTTGAACAGCGCATTGCGGTAGTAGGGGTCGCCCAGCATCTGCCAGAAATTGTCGAGCCCGTTGAACCTGCGGCCGGAAAAGGAGCTGAGATTCCAGTCGGTCAGCGCGATATAGAAGCCGAACAGCGTCGGGAAGATCACCATGGCAATCGTGAAGAGCAGCGCCGGCAGCAGGAACAGCGCGCGCTGGCCGTCCTCGCCGCGTGTCAGCACCTGCCAGGCGCCAAGTGCTGCGCCCCACAGCACATAGGCGTAGATCACGGGGCGCCAAGTATAGAAGCCGACCGTGTCGACTTCGGTCTTGTAGAGGATCTGCATCACAATCGCCGCCAGCAGCACGAGCGTCGCGGCAATCAGCAGGGCCCAGCCGAGGCGCTTGCGGCCGGGCGGGATCAGATCGGCCGCTGTGGAATTTGCCGGCCACGCATTGGCGGTCGAAGTCTGGTCAGCCACGCCTGTCGCCTCTTGCTCAAGCCACCGGCCAGAGCCGGTCAACATACGGCCCGGCGACGAGGTGTCGCCGGGCCGCGACTTCTCCTGAGACAGCCTACATGCCGAGGGAGGCTTTGTAGAGCTTGATCTGGTTCTCGCGGCCGATCTGGTCGGTCAGTTTCTCCCAGGCGGCGGCGATGGCATCCGCACCTTCTTGCGCCTTCATCTTGCCGGCGAAGGTGTTGGCCAGGATGTCCTCGGCGGCGCTGTAGTATTGGAAGATGCCGGGGATGCGCGGCTCGATCGCCGCGTTCGGATGATTGTAGGAGTCGCCCTCCGACTTCAGATACGAGCTGATGAAGGCCTCGTCGTAGCCTGCCGTCACCCATTCCGGAATGTTGAAATGGGAGTTGCGGTAGGGCTGGAAGCCCGATGGATAGGCCGCGCACCACAGCGACAAATCCTTGCCGCCGAGATGGGCTGCCGCCGACCAGGCTGCCTTCTTCTTCTTCTCGTCGCTGTCGACCCGGGCCATGACATAGACGCCCCACCCGAGATAGGCGCAGTTCGGCGCATAGTTCGGTCCGCTGGCGAGCTTGTCCCACTTGCCAGTCTTCGAATTGTAGACGTCGTCCGATCCCGGCAGGATCGAGAAACCGGTGACGTCGCCAACGACAGAGGAGTCGTTGGTCTTGACATTGGAACCGACGTCGCCCCACCAGGCCACCATCGAACCAGTGCCGCCGAGAAACTGGCTGAACGCGGTTTGGTTCGGGTCGGCGTTGATCTGATCTTGCGGCTCGGAAGGCAGGGCATCAATCACATCCTGGATCGCTCGCACCCAGGCCGGATTGTTGATGCGCGGTTTCATCGTATCCGGATCGAACAGCCAAGCCTTGTCGTCGGGATGCTTGGCGTAGGCGCTGGCGCGGCTGCCGAGGAAGTAGAAGCCGAAGCCGCCCCAGGGCTTGGGCGCGTCGAGGTAGCCATAGACGTCCTGGCCTTTCACCTGCTTGCCCTTGAGGAACTTGGTCACGGCCTGGACCTGCTGCCAGGTCTTCGGCACGCCCCATTCCGCCAGGCCTGCCTTGTCGCCGGTGTCGGCTTTCCAGGCTGCCGCCAGATCGGCGTCAGAGAACACGTCGGTGCGGTAGTTGAAATTATGAGTATCGCCGTCGACGGTCACGCGATACTGCTTGCCGTTCCAGGTGCCGACCGGCGGCTTGAGATACGCCACCAGGTCATCCATATCGATCTGCTTCTTGACCCAGTCCGGCATTTCGGAAGTGAGACCCTTGCCGCAGACATCGCCTTCGAAGGGCGCACCCATCTCAACGATGTCAAAATCGATTGTATTCGTGGCAATCGCCTGCTGCAGGCGCGGATTGTAATCGGCCTGTGCCAGATCGATCCAGTTGATCTTGGCGCCGGTATAAGCTTCCCACGGCTTCAGGAAACCGCGGAACAGCACGTTATGCAGGTTCTGGTTGTTGAGGCCCATGAAGGTGAGCTCGACACCGGCGAATTCACCTTCCTTGACGTTGGCCTTGGTCGCTTCCAGGCAAAGCTCGCCGACTTTCTGGAAGTCGGCATCCGTCGGCTGGCCCTTGCCGACGCCCGGTATCTGCAGAAGTTTCGCGCGCAGATCATCCGCGGCCGCCGCGGGCCTCGTCAGCGCACCGAGACCGGCGCCGGACGCCGCCGCAAGTGCGGCCATGCTGGCCGCGCCTTTCAGCAAATCGCGGCGGGTCGCCCCGGCGCGCACCAGTTTTTCGTAAAGATCGACTCTCATCTCAAGGTTCCTCCCAGAACTTCCAGTCGTGAATTGAATTGCCAATCTCGGACGCCGAAACGTCTGTGGTTCTCCTATACCATAGGGGGACGTGGGACCCCACCCTGCGTCGCCTGGAACTCCGATTTTCCGGGACAAGGACCGGCTGTCGGATTGGCACTCGCAACTATTCGCGTAATCGATTACCTTGTCAACAAGAATGGCTTTTTATCTATAAGATACCGACTTGCCCTTGCCGTTGGCAATGGCTAGCTTCACCGAAAAAGATAGGGGAGAGGATGGCTCAAGTCGCAATCGCCAATGTGGCCAAGGCGTTCGGAACCGTCAAGGTTCTGCACGAGGTCAGCGTCGATATCGCCGACGGCCAGTTCGTCGTGCTGGTCGGTCCTTCGGGGTGCGGCAAGTCTACGCTGCTGAGGATGGTGGCGGGGCTGGAAACGGTCTCCGGCGGAACGATCTCGATCGGCGACCGTATCGTCAACAACCTGCCGCCCGCCAAGCGCGACATCGCCATGGTGTTCCAGAACTACGCGCTCTATCCGCATAAGACGGTGGAGCAGAACATGGCTTTCGCGCTGAAGCTGCGCGGCACCGACCCGGCGGTGGTTGCCGATCGGGTCAAGCGGGCTGCCGACATTCTCGATCTCGCGCCCTATCTCAAGCGCTATCCGCGCCAGCTTTCCGGCGGCCAGCGCCAGCGCGTCGCCATGGGTCGCGCCATCGTGCGCGATCCGCAGGTGTTCCTGTTCGACGAGCCGCTCAGCAATCTCGACGCCAAGCTGCGCGTGCAGATGCGCACCGAGATCAAGGAACTGCACCAGCGGCTGAAGACCACAACCATCTACGTCACCCACGACCAGATCGAGGCCATGACCATGGCCGACAAGATCGTCGTGATGCGCGACGGCCGTATCGAGCAGGTCGGGGCGCCGCTGCAATTGTTCGACCGGCCGGCCAACCTGTTCGTCGCCGGCTTCATCGGATCGCCGGCGATGAACCTGCTCAAGGGTACGGTGAAGAAGGGCGAGAAGCCCGTGGTCGACATCGCGGGCTCGGCCTTTCCGATGCCAGCCGGCATCCGGACCGAGGATGGACAGGCCGTCGTCTACGGCGTGCGCCCGGAGCATCTGGAAATCCATCCCGATGGCGTCGCATCCACGATTTCGGTGGTCGAACCGACGGGCTCGGAGACATTGGTGTTCGTGCGCTTCGGCGAGGGCGAGATGGTCGCCTTGTTCCGCGAGCGGCACGACTTCAAGCCGGGCGATACGTTGAAACTGAGGCCGCGCCTCGACCACGTCCATCTCTTCGACGCAGGGACCGGCAAGCGTCTCTGACCGCAAACAGACTTCCAAGAGGAAACCATGCTCAAAGGGATCAATCCGCTGCTCAATGCCGACGTGCTCCAGGCGCTGCGGGCGATGGGCCACGGCGACGACCTGATCATCGCCGACACCAATTTCCCATCCGATTCCGTCGCGAAGCAGACCGTGCTCGGCAAGCTGCTGCGCATCGATGCGCCGGCGGCCGACGTGGCGAAGGCGGTGCTGTCGCTCTATCCGCTGGACAGCTTCGTCGACGACGCCGCCGCACGCATGGAGATCGTCGGCAAGCCGAACGAGATCCCGCCGGTGCAGCAGGAGGTGCAGAAGGAGATCGACGCGGCCGAAGGCAAGTCCTGGCCGATGATCTCGATCGAGCGCTACGCCTTCTACGAGCGCGCCAAGAAGGCATACTGCGTCATCCAGACCGGCGAGCGCCGCTTCTATGGCTGCTTCGCCTTCCGCAAGGGCGTCATTCCGCCGGATGCGGAGTAAGGAGATGGCCGCCGGCAAGCCTGTTGTCATGAAGCCTGTTGTGATCTTGGGGGTCTTCGTCGCCGACACGGCCTATCGCGCCGACCGCCAGCCGCGCATGGGCGAGACGATCCTGGGCAATTCGTTCAAGCTCGGACCGGGCGGCAAAGGTTCGAACCAGGCGGTGGCGGCCGGCAAGCTCGGCGCCGACATCACGTTTCTGACGCGGCTCGGCGTCGATGCCTTTGCCGACATGGCCAAGCAGACCTGGAAAGGCGCC from Mesorhizobium sp. M1E.F.Ca.ET.045.02.1.1 includes the following:
- a CDS encoding sugar ABC transporter substrate-binding protein; this encodes MRVDLYEKLVRAGATRRDLLKGAASMAALAAASGAGLGALTRPAAAADDLRAKLLQIPGVGKGQPTDADFQKVGELCLEATKANVKEGEFAGVELTFMGLNNQNLHNVLFRGFLKPWEAYTGAKINWIDLAQADYNPRLQQAIATNTIDFDIVEMGAPFEGDVCGKGLTSEMPDWVKKQIDMDDLVAYLKPPVGTWNGKQYRVTVDGDTHNFNYRTDVFSDADLAAAWKADTGDKAGLAEWGVPKTWQQVQAVTKFLKGKQVKGQDVYGYLDAPKPWGGFGFYFLGSRASAYAKHPDDKAWLFDPDTMKPRINNPAWVRAIQDVIDALPSEPQDQINADPNQTAFSQFLGGTGSMVAWWGDVGSNVKTNDSSVVGDVTGFSILPGSDDVYNSKTGKWDKLASGPNYAPNCAYLGWGVYVMARVDSDEKKKKAAWSAAAHLGGKDLSLWCAAYPSGFQPYRNSHFNIPEWVTAGYDEAFISSYLKSEGDSYNHPNAAIEPRIPGIFQYYSAAEDILANTFAGKMKAQEGADAIAAAWEKLTDQIGRENQIKLYKASLGM
- a CDS encoding creatininase family protein → MRYELMLPHQIRKAIEENWPVVLPLGVLEYHGEHMAVGMDTLAVIKTLELFEKERNIVILPPFYYGAASYAVAPPGGSGSVQVGGPVLAPFAEELFYGLLRIGFRNIHAIIHHQTENFVAGMPTDLAFKAAGRQAIFRFLEKERGEGWWGSDKMADYYAGHAQGENVFNWVQVHPLMPATMNGRYPFDHAGVGETSLMLALCPEAVDAAHFADNTGWYTKSAPEASADLGQKGVAMILEHLRAILVC
- a CDS encoding RbsD/FucU family protein, whose amino-acid sequence is MLKGINPLLNADVLQALRAMGHGDDLIIADTNFPSDSVAKQTVLGKLLRIDAPAADVAKAVLSLYPLDSFVDDAAARMEIVGKPNEIPPVQQEVQKEIDAAEGKSWPMISIERYAFYERAKKAYCVIQTGERRFYGCFAFRKGVIPPDAE
- a CDS encoding carbohydrate ABC transporter permease — encoded protein: MSVQTTDYTVSEIRSPAAFIASRAFIYGALVFWSFVCLFPIYWTITTSFKSAVDVTQGHLIPFVDFQPDWKGWRSLGLSPDSIFQTSTVRDEFLKRFMNSVITSVGASSLAIVIGSLAAYGLTRYRYHFAWFKNEDISFFFLSQLILPPVVLALPFLVLYREVALLDTRIGLVLLYTLMVLPIVIWIMRDQFNSIPVELEEAALVDGLTIWGAFFRIVMPIALPGMVAAFILAMVLCWNEYFFAALLTSTDAKTIPVMVASQTGSQGINWWSMAALATAAIAPLAIIGIALERYLIMGMTAGSVK
- the hxlB gene encoding 6-phospho-3-hexuloisomerase, translated to MTQAGSEMFATALDELGAVVRRIDDGRVDSACEMLAGAGKIVVYGCGREALQVKGFAMRLFHLGLPVAVVGDMTTPPLGKGDVFLASSGPGETSTVLTLMRVARDAGANVLLLTAEPAGSAAKLADFTLLVPAQTMASDQGAARTSVLPMGSLFEGALFLLFEVMVLKLKALTGATPEAMRARHTNME
- the ugpC gene encoding sn-glycerol-3-phosphate ABC transporter ATP-binding protein UgpC; its protein translation is MAQVAIANVAKAFGTVKVLHEVSVDIADGQFVVLVGPSGCGKSTLLRMVAGLETVSGGTISIGDRIVNNLPPAKRDIAMVFQNYALYPHKTVEQNMAFALKLRGTDPAVVADRVKRAADILDLAPYLKRYPRQLSGGQRQRVAMGRAIVRDPQVFLFDEPLSNLDAKLRVQMRTEIKELHQRLKTTTIYVTHDQIEAMTMADKIVVMRDGRIEQVGAPLQLFDRPANLFVAGFIGSPAMNLLKGTVKKGEKPVVDIAGSAFPMPAGIRTEDGQAVVYGVRPEHLEIHPDGVASTISVVEPTGSETLVFVRFGEGEMVALFRERHDFKPGDTLKLRPRLDHVHLFDAGTGKRL
- a CDS encoding sugar ABC transporter permease; the protein is MADQTSTANAWPANSTAADLIPPGRKRLGWALLIAATLVLLAAIVMQILYKTEVDTVGFYTWRPVIYAYVLWGAALGAWQVLTRGEDGQRALFLLPALLFTIAMVIFPTLFGFYIALTDWNLSSFSGRRFNGLDNFWQMLGDPYYRNALFNMVLYVLAVLVEYVIAFGLALLLNAQIRARKLFRVVFLLPLMLSPVAVSWMIGKSLMEYRFGPAATLARHLGWDNPAFFSDPVIARISIMVLDAWTFIPFMMIMLLAGLQAMSREVIEAARVDGANAWQTFWQVTFPLMLPVSVTAVILRIIFKLKLADIIITVTSGGPGGATDSVSSFIYREYRDRSNVGYGTMLAMVYLIIIVVFVTWLLKFASRFVRNVN